The following DNA comes from Miscanthus floridulus cultivar M001 chromosome 5, ASM1932011v1, whole genome shotgun sequence.
ATGGGATTGATGGCCaatgatttatgggatgtctctTAATGAGGCACAGTCTAACTCCATGTCGATTGGGAAAGATATTGGgtcccactcgaattacccattGACCTCGATGAGGCGCACTAGTTCGACTACGTGGTTACGGTGGATGAGCCTCTCCCAGCATGGGGCAAAACACAGACCCGCCTATAACAAGGCATCATGACCCCATGGGTCAAAAAGAACATTAGGAAAAAGGAGTAGGGGTCCATGTGACCCCACAGAAGGATGAGGCTAAGCCACGACCAGACTCCTCCTCGTGTCTCAGATCCATGACCCACGACCCATTCTATAACTTCACAAACCGATAGGAGTCATCGACCCCTTCGGGAAGAAGTCGACCGAGCAAAATGGCCAAAAACCCAATGCGATAGCTTCTTTCACAAAGGCAATACCTGCCCTAAGAAAGAAGGCCGTGACCCTATCACAAGTACTCAGGGGTACACAATGATCCCAAAATAGGGGAGTCACCCTAAGATCACACCAATGGCCATGGGTATAATCACGACCCAAGTACAATCAGCCACAACGTGATCACATAGAATAGGGCGCATTCAAGGCTAGGACGCTCGAGCTGAGGCTAGTTGATGACATCCCCGCTTTGTGTTTTGGCAAATCAACGACCTGCTCAGGAGTCATAGCCTTGAATTCTAAGCGCCTAAGCCCAAGCAAGCTCAGGGGATCATTGTGTGCATCGCTGGGGGGAAAGGATGCGGCCGATGTGGGAATACTCCGGCCCGACGGATCCTGACTGTGCATCGCTGGAGGAGTTGTCGAAAGATGAAGTCCAGGGTTATCTTGGTCAGCCACTACAGTTGAGGGATGAAGACTCCCCCGAATGGACGCCCAGACCCCTTCATGTAGTGAAGCTATccaatttggtatgcttttttccatgaccttttccttcttattttgatgttttgattgattttgagtTACCCGTTTCAAAGGGACTCATGGGCTATAAATCTCAGCCGTGTCTTCCGAGAGGGCTAGAAGGCGTGGTTCGACAAGCTACCTAGAGGGAGGCCACGcttgtcaagaagaagaagaaagccaagaAGATCTGGAGGAGGTTcgataaggagaaggagatcaaccggtAGGTCTAGGGTGGCGAGAGCCAAAGCAAcatggaggcagagctcgagtcagaggagcccatggagatgggtgatgACGTGAGTGCCTCGAAGGACGAGGGAGATAGGGGCGCTGCCATGACCTTGGTGGAGTGTCGTGAGCCCATGGCCACGCCCATCGATGGCGGGCATGGTACGGAGATGCGCGGTGATGTTCCTGGGTCGAGGAAGCGCAACGCGAGTGGAGATGCCACCGTCGAACAAGTGGCGAAGTGGGCGTGGTTGCCGTGCCCTTCGGAGGCACCGTCGGCTTCTCAGCCCCCTACTCTGAGTGTGATAGAACGCGCTGGTCGGTTGGAGGAGCCCGATCTTCCGCTCGTTCCCTCGGGGTCACCGCGAGCTGGTGGTCGTGACCGTTTGTGAGCCGAACGAGGACTGGCCGTGTCATCCCTACCCTCAGTCAGTCTGAGGGGGCGTGAACTATGACCTCCGAGCAATCCTCATCCAGTCTGCTCGTCGTCAGCTGGTTGGAGTTTCAAGGTTCTACCGCTTTGCTCTGGCTATGTATTGATGCTTCCCTTCaccctcatagttgagttttagGGTGTGACTAACCTTTGCTTGTGCCTATTTTTGCAGCAGCTAGGAGCCGATAGGACTGGCGATCTCCCCACTTCTCGtgcgagaagagtggagacccagcctgcTGCAGGTTGCGATGAGCGAGGGGGGAAGCAGGCTGGTGGCGGTGCGACCTTCCTTAATTGGGTTGCGTATTCTTGACCGGTCATGAGCATGGCGGCGGCCGTGATGGCGGCAATCCCCATGGTAACGGCGGAGGCCGGGTCAGAGGTGACTCTTGCGGTCCCTCCCCCACCCATCGCGGAGGTGGAGGGAGGGAAACTAGGCTCCCTATCTTGCCTAGTGGAGGAGCGCATGATTCACTTGCCTGGTCAGAGCTGGAGGGGTCTGGAGGAGCCATGGCTAGGATGGAGGTGGAGTAGCCGCCAGTGAGTCATGGAGTCCTGGTGGTGGACATCTCCTTCAAAGGCAAGGAAGACACTGGGGTGGAGCCTCTAGCCATCCCACCATCCcgggagttggtgatgatccggtCATCGCATTATACTACGATGGCTGGATCTTCCAGCGAGTCAGGGGTGACCCACGAGCTCATGTGGCCTTGCCCTAGTGAGCCAGGAAAGGCCTAGTTCATCcttcatgatgaggaggaggtgaagctctagcTCCTACTCGGGCAAAGAGGACTAGCCTTGCCCGAAAACAGAGCACGGTGGTCGGTCGATGTTATCTCATCGACGGTGAGCACTCCAGTGAAACCGACCCCACCTACGTGATCTACTCACTAACCCGTGTCGACTGGTACCTATGGTGGCAGTGTGGACGCACCGGAGCTACCTCGTCACCGGCCATGGCAGCACGGCGGCACTACACTGAGGTACATCGGTCGTTACAGGCCACGGCAAGGCTCggcgagaagcgcacaagctccGCGATGACTACATGGATCTAACGAGATGACCTAGGCTAGATGGGACACGCTGATGAGGTCTACCCGCGTGCACGGTGGCGCAGCGGTGAGAGCGCAGTGGCGCTACGCGTCGTGTTCCACATCGGCAAGGCAACCATTCGCAGTGAGGTCATGCTACAAGCTAGACTACAACCTAACCAAGCCCTAACATGAGGAAGCAGAAGGAAAGCGCATGCGAGCCGAGTAGCAGCGAGCTCGCCGTGAAGGCGACCATGGAAGCTGAGCTTTCCGGCGAGGCAAGAATGGCGATTTCACCCTCACCGAAGCTTATCTAGCCCTGCTGCTGTGTCTAGGAGGTGGAGAGGAAGATGGCGATGGTGCGGTGGCATGGGCGCTAGGCGACAGCGGAGCGGTGCGGTTGCGCATTGACGAGGGAAGCTCCACGACGAGAGCAAGAGAGAGCAGTGGAGAGGGAGGGAGCACGCTGGAGTGAGTGAAATGAGGCGCGCGGGTTCTCTGATATCACGTGCCAGCGCGCTATGACGAGGTCCTGACACCGGCCAGCGGCGGCCATGTGGTGGCCAGACTCTGCCTCGGTCAGCCACGACGGCGCGACGCGACTTTGGCCATCAGGGTCTGATCTCATGTCTGACAGCGCGATTTCAACGCCTCTAATCTCCTAAGCCAAAGTGAATCAGTGCACGATGCTAAAACAAAACTTGTAgagctacataccagctccaacatTGATTAAATGATCTAGGTCTAATTcgcaactgtaacaccctaaaatttgcctcttttaaaatagagctaaaatgatttgaattggaatttttgtgctcatgaaatataggaaaataaaagttttcattaaattaaaatacatcataaagtagcaacatgtttgagcatacatgccattgcattggattttattggttgagtggcattacttgaaaagtcaaaatggttaaaatgcttttgaaatgaaattaaaaatggctttgaaataaaagaaaagaaaaattgaaaataagaggatttaaaaaaaatggtaaaatttatttttggaaacttaccaaaattgctcatttatatttgagatgaaaagtatattgagaacatatttgaatttgatttgattttggcttaggatttgaaaactcaaaatagaaaaggatttttaaTTGAAAATCTCCCTTCCTTTTTCAGCCCAACTCCAGGATTTGGCCCAGCAGCCTCCTCTCCCTTTTCTCCCTTGCTTTCTCTTTTTCTCCCGGCCTTGGCCcacccctcccttcccttctcgCTCGCGCGGCCCACTGCTTGGCGGCCCGCTGCTCGGCGCTGCGGCCCGCTCAGCGCGCCAGCCCACCAACGCAGCCCGCTCGGTCTGCCCCACACGCGCCTAGCCATTCGGCCCTTCACCGCGCGCTTACGCCGCCCGCACGAGCCGTCCACTCCCTCTCACTGCGAGCCGGGACCCACTCGTCAGCACTCTTTGCTTCCTTCCCCGCCCTTCCCTTTCCTTTCTCTGCCCCGACAATGGCGTAGCCCCGAACGGCAAGCCACCCACGCCCGTATGGAAGGCGACCGAATCCTGCCCGCGCCCCTACTCCCCTTCCTTGTATGCCACAGCCCCGCCTGCCTATAAAGACTGAGCCAAGCCCTCTCCTCTGCCCCTTCTCTGACCGTTGCTTGAGCTCGCACTCACCGCCACCGTAATCCACCCCTCCCGAGCGCAATCCCCGTTGCCGACGAGTCCCAAGGTTCCATCGTGGTTCACCGCACCCGTAGGTGCCGTTAAATTCGTGTTTTTGTCATGGATTGATCGGATTTCTTGCTCACCcgcgccctccctctctcctcagATCACCGCCACTGTCAACCGCGCCTTCGGAGGCCTTCCAGTCACTGCGACCGTCGCCGTTAGACTCGCGGTAAGCTTCTTCACCTCCCCGTGCCTCTGTTTTGTTGAACGATGCATTGGAACGCCATAGCACAAGCACCCGACGCCACCGTTCATGGTGCTGCCGCAGGAAGCCGCTTCGGCGTGTTCTCGGCCCTCGTTTTTGCACTCCGTTGAGTTCGCGGGGTCCTGCGCTTCACGTCAGTAGGTTCGGTTTCGATTGGGATGGCCGGAGTTCCCCGTACTGGCATCACCGGTGAGTTCGGCACACCAGACCCATGGCGCTGCCGTCGTGTCTGTCTTCCCTGGCGACCCGCTGCCCCCATCGCGCCAGCACCGTTAGATCTGGCGTGGACGACCTTGATTAAAATATAACGGTTCGGTCCACAGCGAATCATGGACCCGGCGCACCTTGCCTGCGTCAGCGCTGGCCCCCAcccacgtggtgcaccgcaccaaccaCAGACCACCGCGTGGCGCCCTGTCAGCCGCCATGGGTCAACCCACAGTCAAGCGCGCCCTTTTTGCAAAAAGACCCCTCTGTTTTatcagaatcaacccgcagtcccttTTAGTTCAAAGTAATTATTTTTCAGTcttgttttcttttgttttagaccctgtagtttccagaattagtgcgcacagtccaaaatccatttaaattcatattttaatagttttaattcaaaaatgagttcgagttatttacagaaatgtcattgcaccttatttcatgcgtaacttttgcgttttaagccCGATTTGACCCgctcgaattgcgttaggattgTATTTAtgttatctacatgtttatacaactgttaggcatgttttaaATATCTAAATTCAttggtagatttaatctattatttaactataggaaaacttgtttaaatcataacttattcattttaactctgaaatagtccattcaagttgcgttggattcgtagcgacgagatctacgcgttaataACAGTGTTTACTTCATGGTTTaagtcatatcttgattaatgattatgcaactgggttttatatataaaatatgatttgttttacttttgttttataatttaaatctaaaattgacttaatctaatctatattatttataaaatatcttttatatatgaattcatatggttaacataaacgaagcctatagctttcttttccacgtataaggcaaatctctcggtagttgtaacttttcaatagTAGCTCTGATTAGTGtgtctctcgcgactgtgtgttcgtagtgatgcatagaatcgtatatcaaactcttttacttatgattggtgtattgttctgatgtagatgcaattgtatgctatgcatgtatgtgtatggatgtttgtgtggtgttctacgattgtccagtcggtgagatacatgtggtgatctaagaagaagaagaagaaggacattgaagattaaagcttgccgaaggatcagtgtgtaaggcaagtatagcatgggaccatccttgttacctattcatatttaatcacttagttcatattgcatgtgtctaccttgatgccattaaggatatcctagatatttgataatttgtaccttgatacctttgggatattgcatgggatagttttttttgctagtgcttaatcaaaaccatgatcttgtaacttaactaatggtatatgtaataaacattaaaacatgactttttagtaacatggaatcagggggctagagtgtttatatgcttcagattcctcttcctaaggacttatctgtaagcgatcatccgggacttacagtacagctgtgagggccatatggctctggctttagctcattatgaggatcttttctagcttgttagtggttacctttaaggcacagggtatgtttcctttgctgctgggaagtgtgtaccgtgctgcgatgcccacgcgtgccactcctagagaggggccacatatgcctagcggccctaacttgttagacgaatcctttgaaaggcttcatagtgaaccctgctgaccttccttggaagtgggtcaagagattagctacctcgggcaaaagggtaaatcatgactcacagtgaaagtgtacaacctctgcagagtgtaaaactgttataacagccgtgctcacggacacgagcggccttggacccttatggaatagagatgatcactaatggataatggtactaatcattaatcgtttatgctatacattattcatgtttacctaatcatgtgtttatgggaatgataaattctttgccacccaactgcttaaaaagatgatctattaaagctaatcgcagttaaaccagtgtcagcctttttgagcctcatgaaccccatgatataattgttaagtacgacatgtacttacgcttgttttacttttctatacattggataaaaatcccggatgggtaccagattgctggtttggaggagttaggcttgtggtcaaccagtcaatcgtccctgtggatttggagtcttcgccagaagattggAGTCAATTtttcactgtctatactctgaggttactTTTCTtttaatacattatgtaataagtattgtctcttgatattacccttatttatggctatatgtgagatttgacttcctgggctcacatatagtgtgtatctggttttgtctttaaaaccaggtgctacgtGGCGGCCAAACTCTGCCTCGGTCAGCCACGACGGCGCGACGTGACTTTGGCCATCAGGGTCCGATCTCATGTCTGACAGCGCGATTTCAACGCCTCCAATCTCCTAAACCAAAGTGAATCGGTGCACGACGCTAAAACAAAACTTGTAgagctacataccagctccaacatTGATTAAATGATCTAGGTCTAATTTGCAACAGTGAGCAAGTTAAATCGTCCCAAAGTCAGGCACAATGAACTGTTAActcagttaggacttagaaaatttcctaagtgcCAAAAAATagtgttttgctgatttttgtgagctacaaatgaccaagctaggcacagaattagctcatgacccaaaaataaaagttgttgctctaagcaagtactacaactttacttaAGGGTGCTTTtccatgcaaacattctatgaCATAGGTCAACCTAGATTAAACATACCACttgaaaatgatgacttacactataactatgacttagataccaaattagccttagtcatgaataccaaagttgttccatgtgatattctaaacatgtttagagtattcctaaggttccacaatcattttatacattggttacatataatacttcctaggtcaacaagcatatcatcacttaggagcttaattagataaagtgatttacatgaacattgttccattagggtTTGCCTCACCCGATCCGCTGCCCCTTGTGTGATCAGGAAGATGAGACTGTCCAACACCTACTTACTACGTGCGTTCTTGCTCGGGAATTTTGGTCACGGATCCTCACACCTTTGGGACTGCGTGACCGAACTCACACAAGAAGAGAGAGGTCACTGGCAACTTGGTGGCGAAAAGCAATCAAGAAAATTCCAAAAGAGAAGAAGAGAGGGTTAAACTCAATTATGATTCTAGGCTTCTAGACCCTTTGGAAGCATCGAAACGCCTGTGTTTTTGAAGGGTCTCGCCCCTGCATCACCAAGCTACTTGATGAGTTCAAAGATGAGCACCATTTCTGGTGCATGGCGGGATCGCATGGCCTGCGCATGCTGAGACTGGGTCACGGTGGTGGGCTTGGTTAGCCTACCTTGTTTAGGTTATTTAGGAGGTTTGTTTGTGGTCAGGTCTTACCTCTATCTCAGTTGTCTATTAGTTCCTCCGATGTAATGTAAACAACCCCTCATAGCCCGGCCCCGAGTGAGGTGGTGGTGTTTGTAAGGGGCCGATCCATTTTCTCtctttaatacaatgatacgcagctcttcTACGTATTCGAGAGAAAAAAAGCATGTCAACTATGCACTGAATTCTATCAAAAGAGGGACTAAATATGTCTAACAATGAAGCAggtagcgagtaaataacaaccTTCATCGTGAGTCCATCTACAAATCAATCTTTTCAGCCTCTAATCTTATGACAACTACAAGCACCTAACTTAAATCGATTACAGTTAGAATGTTTGTAACGAGCAACTCTCATAAAATAAGGCAATCTACGAGACAGGCTCTAACAAAAAGACTACGGAAGAAGATCGCCAATCAACCTTCTGATGACCTGAGGTCTTGTAAAGCAGCGGTAACCTGTTCCCGCACAAGTTCAATCCTCTTCAGATAAACCTCAAGCTCCAGAATTTGCTGCTGCCTCCACTTATCATCACTGGGCATTCCAGGATTTGGGCCAGCAACCCCTAAACCAAGACCAAGAATGTCGATGCCCCCAATGCCGCCCAATCCTGTGCCAAGCCCCAATCCGAATCCAGTCTGTCCAGCGACGGTGACAGAGCTGATGAACTCCTTCAGTAACGGTGACATGATACTCCTGATAGCCTCCTCGGTGGCGCCACCGGTGCTCACTGGCATGGGCGAAGGGGTCGCCGCCGCTGGTGATACAGTTGGCACTTGCAAAGGAGGTGGCGGAGCAATTGCCGGCGCTAAATTCTCGGCGGCAGCAACAAGCCGGTCCTCAGCCGCATCAGTTAGCATCAGCGCGGACGTGGCTGGCAATGCGGGGGCCTCCAGCTCTTGCGCCGTCCTCCTCCGAACGCGCCGGCCTCCCCTGCCCCTCGCCGTGGGCGTGGACGCGCTCCCGCCATCCTCCATCGCAGCGGCGGCCACGGGGTTGAtgtcgtcctcgtccgaggcgtCGGCCGCACCGCCGCCTTCGCCGCACCTGAA
Coding sequences within:
- the LOC136451849 gene encoding probable transcription factor At5g28040 isoform X1, producing MADDDPHDAAASSSSAGGDEDDEGTDTDASNSDLANPQVQDPLPFPDAASVPPHPLAPAPEPAGAIPQPQPQGPAADDSRRLFQRLWTDEEELLILRGFLDFTARRGTTFASHQYDTGPFYEEIRRRLSFDFTKSQLIEKLRRLKKKYRVCAARVAAQGAAFAFRSAHEGAIYDVARHIWRPAFRCGEGGGAADASDEDDINPVAAAAMEDGGSASTPTARGRGGRRVRRRTAQELEAPALPATSALMLTDAAEDRLVAAAENLAPAIAPPPPLQVPTVSPAAATPSPMPVSTGGATEEAIRSIMSPLLKEFISSVTVAGQTGFGLGLGTGLGGIGGIDILGLGLGVAGPNPGMPSDDKWRQQQILELEVYLKRIELVREQVTAALQDLRSSEG
- the LOC136451849 gene encoding probable transcription factor At3g04930 isoform X2, with product MADDDPHDAAASSSSAGGDEDDEGTDTDASNSDLANPQPQPQGPAADDSRRLFQRLWTDEEELLILRGFLDFTARRGTTFASHQYDTGPFYEEIRRRLSFDFTKSQLIEKLRRLKKKYRVCAARVAAQGAAFAFRSAHEGAIYDVARHIWRPAFRCGEGGGAADASDEDDINPVAAAAMEDGGSASTPTARGRGGRRVRRRTAQELEAPALPATSALMLTDAAEDRLVAAAENLAPAIAPPPPLQVPTVSPAAATPSPMPVSTGGATEEAIRSIMSPLLKEFISSVTVAGQTGFGLGLGTGLGGIGGIDILGLGLGVAGPNPGMPSDDKWRQQQILELEVYLKRIELVREQVTAALQDLRSSEG